From one Halosimplex rubrum genomic stretch:
- a CDS encoding glycosyltransferase family 39 protein: protein MVLRRSSVRDALSAPLPDDAGARDAGIIFLVALALRSWVWADMGTHVVRDGTRYLTWCNDLSAGTLFGTRALAYSGYWLPYCGWLKATGEWVHGWVGVQVVLSALACVLVYATGRHLVGRSAGLAAGVALALQWEVYRWVARPQSEFMLTFALALALWRLAHYHTTPTTRNRLLALGSLGFVALVRPNGLPIVGAYLLYDLLPATSDRRLNLGFPAKVNLGIVGALAAGIAYRLQFGWAKGSMLYHWREGIIVTPERVVYGYDPATASGVVDFFVANAEHVVAIAVLRGLWFFSPVMPGWSSSHALKAGLSLTPLMVLAALGIRAAIRREEWDLLALWATPLAAVVVTAMGIWVAGWRNFLGPAVVVYALFAGYYVSLTEWPRRVRSLSPV, encoded by the coding sequence ATGGTCCTCCGCCGCTCCAGCGTCCGCGACGCCCTCTCGGCGCCCCTCCCCGACGACGCGGGGGCGCGCGACGCCGGCATCATCTTCCTCGTCGCACTCGCGCTGCGCTCGTGGGTGTGGGCCGACATGGGCACCCACGTCGTCCGCGACGGCACCCGCTACCTGACGTGGTGCAACGACCTCTCGGCCGGGACCCTGTTCGGGACCCGAGCGCTCGCCTACTCCGGCTACTGGCTGCCCTACTGCGGGTGGCTGAAAGCGACCGGCGAGTGGGTCCACGGCTGGGTCGGCGTCCAGGTCGTCCTCTCGGCGCTCGCCTGCGTCCTCGTCTACGCCACCGGTCGCCACTTGGTCGGTCGGTCGGCGGGGCTCGCCGCCGGGGTCGCGCTCGCGCTCCAGTGGGAGGTGTATCGGTGGGTCGCTCGCCCCCAGTCGGAGTTCATGCTCACGTTCGCGCTCGCGCTCGCGCTGTGGCGCCTGGCGCACTACCACACGACGCCGACGACCCGCAACCGCCTGCTCGCGCTCGGGTCGCTGGGCTTCGTCGCGCTCGTCCGCCCGAACGGCCTGCCGATCGTCGGCGCGTACCTGCTCTACGACCTGCTGCCGGCGACCAGCGACCGCCGGCTGAACCTCGGGTTCCCCGCGAAGGTGAACCTCGGCATCGTCGGCGCGCTCGCGGCCGGGATCGCCTATCGCCTGCAGTTCGGCTGGGCGAAGGGGTCGATGCTGTACCACTGGCGCGAGGGGATAATCGTCACGCCGGAGCGGGTCGTCTACGGCTACGACCCCGCGACGGCCAGCGGCGTCGTCGACTTCTTCGTCGCCAACGCCGAACACGTCGTCGCTATCGCCGTCCTGCGCGGGCTGTGGTTCTTCTCGCCGGTGATGCCCGGCTGGTCGTCGAGCCACGCGCTGAAAGCCGGGCTCTCGCTGACCCCGCTGATGGTCCTCGCCGCGCTCGGGATCCGCGCGGCGATACGGCGCGAGGAATGGGACCTGCTCGCGCTGTGGGCGACGCCGCTGGCCGCGGTCGTCGTCACCGCGATGGGCATCTGGGTGGCCGGCTGGCGCAACTTCCTCGGTCCCGCCGTCGTCGTCTACGCCCTGTTCGCCGGCTACTACGTCTCGCTGACCGAGTGGCCGCGGCGCGTCCGCTCGCTGAGCCCGGTGTAA
- a CDS encoding glycoside hydrolase family 43 protein — MPSNPVLPGFHPDPSVCRVGETFYLTTSSFEYFPGLPLYRSENLADWEPIGHALTRESQLDTRDARASGGIFAPTLREHEGTVYLTSTNTSGGGHFVVTADDPAGEWSDPTYVDAPGIDPDLFWDGDACYFTYFTTDDDRRVEQAEIDLETGELGEGYTVWTGHEDPNAEAPHLYERDGTYYLVVAEGGTSTGHSVMVGRSDDPTGPFEPHPENPILTHRRDFHHDVHAAGHADFVTDADGNWWLVCLGTRPRGGFPGWHHLGRETFLAPVAWEGGWPVVAGEALPTEIDGAALPGDGGAATTESAGRSGPAPVEHTDTDFSEGRGHEFLYRRTPDRDRYAFTDGGLVLRGGPESLDERGTTLLCRRQTNFDCRIRADLAFDPDPGEEAGLALVMDEQHHYEVGVVPADDGDGDRGDTGDGDADRAEAVVRLTIGDATDVLAREPVDERVSLGVDATAESYEFRVDGEVVADARPKYLATEVAGGFTGVVVGPYAVADGGPAAATPARVERFRYEPADR; from the coding sequence GTGCCATCGAATCCCGTCCTACCCGGTTTCCACCCCGACCCGTCGGTCTGCCGGGTCGGCGAGACGTTCTACCTGACGACGAGTTCCTTCGAGTACTTCCCCGGACTCCCGCTGTACCGGAGCGAGAACCTGGCCGACTGGGAGCCGATCGGCCACGCGCTCACGCGCGAGTCGCAACTGGACACGCGCGACGCCCGGGCTTCCGGGGGGATCTTCGCGCCGACGCTCCGCGAGCACGAGGGCACCGTCTACCTCACGTCGACGAACACGAGCGGCGGCGGCCACTTCGTCGTCACCGCCGACGACCCCGCCGGAGAGTGGTCCGATCCCACGTACGTCGACGCTCCCGGCATCGACCCCGATCTGTTCTGGGACGGGGACGCCTGCTATTTCACCTACTTCACGACCGACGACGACCGGCGGGTCGAACAGGCCGAGATCGACCTCGAAACGGGCGAACTCGGCGAGGGGTACACGGTCTGGACCGGCCACGAGGACCCGAACGCCGAAGCCCCGCACCTCTACGAGCGCGACGGGACGTACTACCTCGTCGTCGCCGAGGGCGGTACCAGCACCGGCCACTCCGTGATGGTCGGTCGGAGCGACGACCCGACGGGCCCGTTCGAACCCCACCCCGAGAACCCGATCCTCACCCATCGCAGGGACTTCCACCACGACGTACACGCGGCGGGCCACGCCGACTTCGTCACCGACGCCGACGGGAACTGGTGGCTGGTCTGTCTGGGCACCCGCCCGCGCGGCGGGTTCCCCGGCTGGCACCACCTCGGCCGCGAGACGTTCCTCGCGCCCGTCGCCTGGGAGGGCGGCTGGCCGGTCGTCGCGGGCGAGGCACTCCCGACGGAGATCGACGGAGCGGCGCTGCCGGGCGACGGCGGGGCCGCTACCACCGAGTCCGCGGGTCGGTCCGGTCCCGCCCCGGTCGAACACACGGACACCGACTTCTCCGAGGGACGGGGTCACGAGTTCCTGTACCGCCGGACGCCCGACCGCGACCGCTACGCGTTCACCGACGGCGGGCTCGTTCTCCGGGGCGGCCCCGAGTCCCTGGACGAAAGGGGGACGACGCTCCTCTGCCGTCGGCAGACGAACTTCGACTGCCGGATCCGCGCCGACCTGGCGTTCGACCCCGATCCCGGCGAAGAGGCGGGACTGGCGCTCGTCATGGACGAACAGCACCACTACGAGGTCGGCGTCGTCCCCGCCGACGACGGTGACGGCGACCGCGGCGACACCGGCGACGGAGACGCCGACCGCGCCGAAGCCGTCGTCCGCCTCACGATCGGCGACGCCACGGACGTGCTCGCGCGCGAGCCCGTCGACGAGCGAGTGTCGCTCGGCGTCGACGCCACCGCCGAATCCTACGAGTTCCGCGTCGACGGCGAGGTCGTCGCCGACGCGCGGCCGAAGTACCTCGCGACGGAGGTCGCCGGCGGGTTCACCGGCGTGGTGGTCGGCCCGTACGCGGTCGCCGACGGCGGCCCGGCAGCGGCGACGCCCGCCCGGGTCGAGCGGTTCCGCTACGAGCCCGCGGACCGGTAA
- the pth2 gene encoding peptidyl-tRNA hydrolase Pth2: protein MKQAIVARADLGMGEGKLAAQVAHASLMAFEDADRQAASEWKGSGQKKVVLQANGESELFELADKAEREGLPHAVVRDAGHTQLEPGTASALAVGPARDDLVDKVTGDLSLY from the coding sequence ATGAAACAGGCCATCGTCGCCCGCGCCGACCTCGGGATGGGCGAGGGGAAACTCGCCGCGCAAGTCGCCCACGCGTCGCTCATGGCCTTCGAGGACGCCGACCGACAGGCCGCCAGCGAGTGGAAGGGCAGCGGCCAGAAGAAGGTCGTCCTCCAGGCGAACGGGGAGTCCGAGCTGTTCGAACTCGCCGACAAGGCCGAACGCGAGGGACTGCCCCACGCCGTGGTTCGGGACGCCGGACACACGCAACTGGAACCGGGGACCGCCAGCGCCCTGGCCGTCGGCCCAGCGCGCGATGACCTCGTCGACAAGGTGACCGGCGACCTCTCGCTGTACTGA
- a CDS encoding DUF5518 domain-containing protein — protein MVKWMAVAYGIVASLVIGLLGGLGLPFTDATLPTVGAGLTGLVAGAIAGYAAREGLGGGALHGFLATAIGGLIVALVLLFVGTLVAGIFGFGAGVAALVWVAATGIPGAVGGAIGGAVAPEPEAAGRPVA, from the coding sequence ATGGTAAAGTGGATGGCCGTCGCGTACGGAATCGTCGCATCGCTCGTGATCGGGCTCCTCGGCGGACTGGGCCTCCCGTTCACCGACGCGACCCTCCCGACGGTCGGCGCGGGGCTGACCGGCCTCGTCGCCGGCGCGATAGCCGGATACGCCGCCCGGGAGGGGTTGGGTGGCGGCGCGTTACACGGGTTCCTCGCGACGGCTATCGGGGGGCTCATCGTCGCGCTGGTCCTGCTGTTCGTCGGGACGCTCGTGGCCGGTATCTTCGGGTTCGGGGCCGGCGTCGCCGCGCTCGTCTGGGTCGCCGCGACCGGGATCCCCGGCGCGGTCGGCGGCGCGATCGGCGGCGCCGTCGCGCCCGAACCCGAAGCCGCCGGCCGACCCGTCGCCTGA
- the psmA gene encoding archaeal proteasome endopeptidase complex subunit alpha, translating to MQDQNQQAYDRGTSIFSPDGRLYQVEYAREAIKRGTASVGVRTADGVVLAADRQVRSPLVEEGSIEKLHRVDDHIAVASAGHVADARQLVDFAREQAQVNKLRYDEPIGVESLAKEVTDYIQRYTQSGGVRPFGVALAIGGVDPDGTPKLFETDPSGTPYEWKATAIGGNREALQSFLEGEYRAEMDLDSGISLALETIAQGDEEVDPEAAEVTVIDTETHRVRSLDPEEIASHLDELETGGDGDE from the coding sequence ATGCAGGATCAGAACCAGCAGGCGTACGACCGCGGGACGTCGATCTTCTCGCCGGACGGACGCCTCTATCAGGTCGAGTACGCTCGGGAAGCGATCAAGCGCGGTACCGCCAGCGTCGGCGTTCGCACCGCCGACGGCGTGGTGCTCGCGGCCGACCGGCAGGTACGCTCGCCGCTCGTCGAGGAGGGGAGCATCGAGAAACTCCACCGCGTCGACGACCATATCGCGGTCGCGAGCGCGGGTCACGTCGCCGACGCGCGCCAGCTCGTCGACTTCGCGCGCGAGCAGGCGCAGGTCAACAAGCTGCGCTACGACGAGCCGATCGGCGTCGAGTCGCTGGCCAAGGAGGTCACCGACTACATCCAGCGCTACACCCAGAGCGGCGGCGTCCGCCCGTTCGGCGTGGCGCTGGCCATCGGCGGCGTCGACCCCGACGGCACGCCGAAGCTCTTCGAGACGGACCCCTCGGGGACGCCCTACGAGTGGAAGGCGACCGCCATCGGCGGGAACCGCGAGGCGCTCCAGAGCTTCCTCGAAGGAGAGTACCGCGCCGAGATGGACCTCGATTCGGGGATCTCCCTCGCGCTGGAGACCATCGCACAGGGCGACGAGGAGGTCGACCCCGAGGCCGCCGAGGTGACCGTGATCGACACCGAGACCCATCGGGTGCGCTCGCTCGACCCCGAGGAGATCGCGAGCCACCTCGACGAGCTGGAGACGGGAGGTGACGGCGATGAGTAG
- the psmB gene encoding archaeal proteasome endopeptidase complex subunit beta, whose translation MSRFTDPLTGADAVGDPTAPELADGFDGEFGSGDAGDAQARDEGAVNKTGTTTVGITAEDGVVVATDRRASLGGRFVSNKSVQKVEQIHPTGVLTLVGSVGGAQSFIRTLRSEADLYEVRKGESISISALATLAGNFARGGPWFAINPILAGVDEEGSHVYSIDPAGGVMADDYTVTGSGMQLAYGTIEGQYDEGMSMADARDLAVRAVEAASERDTGSGNGVYVAEVTGDGVDIEGFDDTDAALAE comes from the coding sequence ATGAGTAGATTCACCGACCCGCTGACCGGCGCCGACGCCGTCGGCGACCCGACCGCGCCCGAGCTCGCGGACGGGTTCGACGGGGAGTTCGGCTCCGGGGACGCCGGAGACGCGCAGGCCCGCGACGAGGGCGCGGTCAACAAGACCGGGACGACCACGGTCGGCATCACAGCTGAGGACGGCGTCGTCGTCGCGACGGACCGGCGCGCCTCGCTGGGCGGCCGGTTCGTCTCGAACAAGTCCGTCCAGAAGGTCGAACAGATCCACCCGACCGGCGTGCTGACGCTCGTCGGCTCCGTCGGGGGCGCCCAGTCGTTCATCCGGACGCTCCGCTCGGAGGCGGACCTCTACGAGGTGCGCAAGGGCGAGTCGATCAGTATCTCCGCGCTCGCCACCCTGGCGGGCAACTTCGCCCGCGGCGGGCCGTGGTTCGCCATCAACCCGATCCTCGCGGGCGTCGACGAGGAGGGCAGTCACGTCTACAGCATCGACCCCGCGGGCGGCGTCATGGCCGACGACTACACCGTCACCGGCTCGGGGATGCAACTCGCCTACGGGACCATCGAGGGCCAGTACGACGAGGGGATGAGCATGGCTGACGCCCGCGACCTGGCCGTCCGGGCCGTCGAGGCCGCCAGCGAGCGCGACACGGGCTCGGGCAACGGCGTCTACGTCGCCGAGGTCACCGGCGACGGCGTCGACATCGAGGGCTTCGACGACACCGACGCGGCGCTGGCCGAGTAG
- a CDS encoding MarR family transcriptional regulator → MSTTIDEPAAEEALGEAEFRERLRELPPSAKLVAKVLETDAPLSQGQLAEESLLPDRTVRYALNRLEESGLVGSRYSFHDARKQVYFLNS, encoded by the coding sequence ATGAGCACGACCATAGACGAGCCCGCGGCGGAGGAAGCACTGGGCGAGGCCGAGTTCCGCGAGCGGCTCCGCGAGCTCCCCCCGAGCGCGAAGCTAGTCGCGAAAGTACTGGAGACGGACGCGCCCCTCTCGCAGGGCCAGTTGGCCGAGGAGTCGCTGCTGCCCGACCGGACCGTCCGCTACGCGCTGAATCGCCTCGAAGAGTCCGGCCTCGTGGGGTCGCGCTACAGCTTCCACGACGCCCGGAAACAGGTCTACTTCCTCAACAGCTGA
- a CDS encoding pyridoxamine 5'-phosphate oxidase family protein: MSSIPESSHELFEKETYAHFATLTPAGFPHVTPVWIDYDPDADRVLVNTARGRRKERNVREDPRVGVSMVDPDDAYRYCSVIGEVTALTEDGAEDHIDGLAARYLGTETYPGYENDPGPRVIVEIRPDEVFTADVS, from the coding sequence ATGTCGTCGATCCCGGAGTCTTCCCACGAACTGTTCGAGAAGGAGACCTACGCGCACTTCGCGACGCTGACGCCGGCGGGGTTTCCCCACGTCACGCCCGTCTGGATCGACTACGACCCCGATGCCGACCGGGTGCTGGTCAACACGGCGCGGGGGCGCCGCAAGGAGCGCAACGTTCGCGAGGACCCACGCGTCGGCGTGAGCATGGTCGACCCCGACGACGCCTACCGGTACTGTTCAGTGATCGGTGAGGTGACGGCGCTGACCGAGGACGGCGCCGAGGACCACATCGACGGTCTGGCGGCTCGCTACCTCGGAACCGAGACGTATCCCGGGTACGAGAACGACCCGGGTCCCAGGGTGATCGTCGAGATCCGACCGGACGAGGTGTTCACGGCGGACGTCTCCTGA
- a CDS encoding class I SAM-dependent methyltransferase — protein MKGQEWYQQETVVESYEDKRFSRGGGRLTDRLEKEAVGEALAPVEDRKILEIACGTGRFSVMLAQQGADVVGLDISAPMLGEGRRKARQAGVDGHLEFLRGDAARLPFPDDHFDSVFAIRFFHLVDAPEKYLSELARVSKDQVVFETYNRFSGRSLYNWALPMGSRLYSRREVDGMLAAADLRLTGETHEFVVPFGLYRKLPGGVAKAFRSVEEAVDRTPLGDSLASISYWSAAVE, from the coding sequence GTGAAGGGTCAGGAGTGGTACCAGCAGGAAACCGTCGTCGAGTCCTACGAGGACAAACGCTTCTCCCGCGGTGGGGGTCGGCTCACCGACCGACTGGAGAAAGAGGCGGTCGGCGAGGCGCTCGCGCCCGTCGAGGACCGGAAGATCCTCGAGATCGCCTGCGGCACGGGTCGGTTCTCCGTGATGCTCGCCCAGCAGGGCGCGGACGTGGTCGGGCTCGACATCTCGGCGCCGATGCTCGGCGAAGGCCGCCGGAAGGCCCGCCAGGCGGGCGTCGACGGCCACCTCGAGTTCCTGCGCGGGGACGCGGCCCGCCTGCCGTTCCCGGACGATCACTTCGACTCCGTGTTCGCCATCCGCTTTTTCCACCTCGTGGACGCGCCCGAGAAGTACCTCAGCGAGCTCGCTCGCGTCTCGAAGGACCAGGTCGTCTTCGAGACGTACAACCGCTTCTCGGGTCGGTCGCTGTACAACTGGGCGCTCCCGATGGGGTCGCGGCTGTACTCCCGGCGGGAGGTCGACGGGATGCTCGCCGCCGCCGACCTGCGACTGACCGGCGAGACCCACGAGTTCGTCGTCCCGTTCGGCCTCTACCGCAAGCTCCCGGGCGGCGTCGCGAAAGCGTTCCGCAGCGTCGAAGAGGCGGTCGACCGCACGCCGCTGGGCGACAGCCTCGCCTCGATCTCTTACTGGTCCGCCGCCGTCGAGTGA
- a CDS encoding glycosyltransferase family 2 protein, whose translation MQLSVVVPTLDGREQLARTLDALTGHVPAAEVVVVNGPSTDGTTGMVRERDDVDVLVEVADRTVTAARNAGIEQTTGDAVALVDQGLAVTDEWYDALVEGLADADVVSGPVHERLRGGMTTEEVESDALAGREITYFNGGNVAFSRPALDALDGFDEYLEIGSARDGAHRLANLDYAVTWHSEMGVARQVGADGGGPTSDLGWKYRSLAYRLVKNYGVRPRVAARMVAHAGRDALDSLRDVARGDGTPSNWLTTGRDVLSGLAVGSKDGAWARLLDRSSRRNPYGRSARSERAVAVYDRR comes from the coding sequence ATGCAGCTCTCGGTGGTGGTTCCGACGCTCGACGGCCGGGAGCAACTCGCCCGGACGCTCGACGCGCTGACCGGGCACGTCCCCGCGGCCGAGGTGGTGGTCGTCAACGGCCCGTCGACCGACGGGACGACCGGGATGGTCCGCGAGCGCGACGACGTGGACGTGCTCGTCGAGGTCGCCGACCGGACCGTCACGGCCGCGCGCAACGCCGGTATCGAACAGACCACCGGCGACGCCGTCGCGCTGGTCGACCAGGGCCTGGCCGTGACCGACGAGTGGTACGACGCGCTGGTCGAGGGGCTGGCCGACGCCGACGTGGTCTCCGGCCCGGTCCACGAGCGACTGCGCGGCGGGATGACCACGGAGGAGGTCGAGTCCGACGCGCTCGCCGGCCGCGAGATCACCTACTTCAACGGCGGCAACGTCGCGTTCTCGCGGCCGGCGCTCGACGCGCTGGACGGCTTCGACGAGTATCTGGAGATCGGCAGCGCCCGCGACGGCGCCCACCGCCTGGCGAACCTCGACTACGCGGTGACCTGGCACTCGGAGATGGGCGTCGCCCGCCAGGTCGGCGCCGACGGCGGCGGGCCGACGAGCGACCTCGGCTGGAAGTACCGCTCGCTCGCCTACCGTCTCGTCAAGAACTACGGCGTCCGCCCGCGCGTGGCTGCGCGAATGGTGGCCCACGCCGGCCGCGACGCCCTCGACTCCCTGCGCGACGTGGCCCGCGGCGACGGCACGCCGTCGAACTGGCTGACCACCGGCCGCGACGTGCTCTCCGGGCTGGCGGTCGGCTCGAAGGACGGCGCCTGGGCGCGCCTGCTCGACCGGTCGTCCCGTCGCAACCCCTACGGCCGCTCGGCCCGCTCGGAGCGCGCGGTCGCCGTCTACGACCGCCGCTGA
- a CDS encoding DUF7001 family protein, translated as MVEEVTLYRAPTTEADADAVAEWLRRRVGADVRVRDRFLSVYGGEDLAESFAEARVLSPYERETGNTMVGIVRYERRALENPERAGGVIYDGLRVQSILNGLVPADERGLEHLHVPLLDRVVGTWGDHDGRWHKRVNVLGQPGVVSVPGLYEAPAKPEQYYKAQQKHALLSGGAPPREVLENEVDGEFLVESDPRTTEALGGYVLQCYHYLETGESFCDDEDCRLHNPHRQPGVVRAQLRDPEFCPEHAERYRK; from the coding sequence ATGGTCGAGGAGGTTACGCTCTATCGCGCGCCCACCACGGAAGCCGACGCCGACGCGGTCGCCGAGTGGCTCCGCCGACGCGTCGGCGCCGACGTGCGAGTGCGCGACCGGTTTCTCTCGGTCTACGGCGGGGAGGATCTGGCGGAGTCGTTCGCCGAGGCGCGGGTGCTCTCGCCGTACGAGCGCGAGACCGGCAACACGATGGTCGGTATCGTCCGCTACGAGCGACGGGCGCTGGAGAATCCCGAGCGCGCCGGCGGCGTCATCTACGACGGACTGCGCGTCCAGTCGATCCTGAACGGGCTCGTCCCCGCCGACGAGCGCGGCCTGGAGCACCTGCACGTCCCGTTGCTGGACCGCGTCGTCGGTACCTGGGGCGACCACGACGGCCGCTGGCACAAGCGGGTGAACGTCCTCGGCCAGCCCGGCGTGGTGTCGGTGCCCGGCCTCTACGAGGCGCCCGCCAAGCCCGAGCAGTACTACAAGGCCCAGCAGAAACACGCCCTGCTCTCCGGTGGCGCGCCTCCGCGGGAGGTGCTGGAGAACGAGGTCGACGGCGAGTTCCTCGTCGAGTCCGACCCCCGGACGACCGAGGCGCTGGGAGGCTACGTCCTGCAGTGTTACCACTATCTGGAGACCGGTGAGAGCTTCTGCGACGACGAGGACTGCCGGTTGCACAATCCGCATCGCCAGCCCGGTGTGGTCCGGGCGCAACTGCGAGACCCGGAGTTCTGCCCCGAACACGCCGAGCGCTATCGGAAGTAG
- a CDS encoding class I SAM-dependent methyltransferase: MEDAEFEVEADFLTIGRTFAEYRRMFDLGADDIAGRELLDCGGGAGAFTATAAELADSAVAVDPLFGRPAEGLEPELDDAIEYNVDQLREKRDLFVWDFYGDVGTRGRYLRAAAERFLADYATHPDRYVAGALPDLPFDGDAVDLALVANLLFVYDDRLDREFHLAALRDLVRVAREEVRVFPLHSLDRTRSAFVEPVAESLRADGHTVECREVPYEFQPGATEMLVVDPP, encoded by the coding sequence ATGGAGGATGCTGAGTTCGAAGTCGAGGCCGACTTCCTGACCATCGGGCGGACGTTCGCGGAGTACCGGCGGATGTTCGACCTGGGAGCCGACGACATCGCGGGCCGGGAGCTACTGGACTGCGGCGGGGGCGCGGGGGCCTTCACGGCGACCGCGGCGGAACTCGCCGACAGCGCGGTCGCCGTGGATCCCCTCTTCGGTCGCCCCGCCGAGGGACTCGAACCGGAGCTCGACGACGCCATCGAGTACAACGTCGACCAGCTCCGCGAGAAACGGGACCTGTTCGTCTGGGACTTCTACGGCGACGTGGGGACGCGCGGGCGATATCTCCGGGCGGCCGCCGAGCGCTTTCTCGCCGACTACGCGACCCACCCAGACCGATACGTCGCGGGCGCGCTCCCGGACCTCCCCTTCGACGGCGACGCGGTCGACCTCGCGCTCGTGGCGAACCTGCTGTTCGTCTACGACGACCGCCTCGACCGCGAGTTCCACCTGGCCGCGCTCCGCGACCTCGTCCGGGTCGCCCGCGAGGAGGTGCGCGTGTTCCCGCTGCACTCGCTGGACCGCACCCGCTCGGCGTTCGTCGAGCCCGTCGCCGAGTCGCTCCGGGCGGACGGTCACACGGTCGAATGCCGCGAGGTGCCCTACGAGTTCCAGCCCGGCGCGACGGAGATGCTGGTCGTCGACCCGCCGTGA
- a CDS encoding SagB/ThcOx family dehydrogenase: MVDAREYHERTDYSPERLREMDFELDESNRPRPYKVYEELPRVSPGGDPDPPETPALAAVATDGPAPSTAAPAPDDPDIETLCHYAAGVTKELEIRGERHRFRAAACTGKLYHVDLYAVAGDCGAFSPGVYHFDPHSGEFDALREGDYRGVLAAASGDRASVADRGAESAAVAGAPVTFVAASEWWRNAWKYRDRTYRHAFWDAGTILANLLAVAHGGGHRAEVVAGFADDPVVELLGLDPDEEAPLALVPVGSGAPVPDDAAPDVDPIDPDERPLSADPVDYPLIPDAWRQSRLEGGEAAASWRANFAVEAADTSLGERVDDADRIALDPVDRETASARPVGATVERRGSCREYSHDPISARQFATVLDRALCGVPADAFAGDLRGLVDCYCLVHAVEGIESGCYEYHPGPDELERVGETDRDRAGELALGQDVVGDAAVNVYLVADVDAVVSEFGNRGYRLAQLEAGIALGRLYLATYAHRSLGGRGFTFADTEVREYLSPHADGGTPMTLFAFGKPA; the protein is encoded by the coding sequence ATGGTCGACGCCCGCGAGTACCACGAACGCACCGACTACTCGCCCGAGCGACTCCGCGAGATGGACTTCGAACTCGACGAGTCGAACCGGCCGCGGCCCTACAAGGTCTACGAGGAACTCCCCCGGGTTTCGCCCGGGGGCGACCCCGACCCGCCGGAGACGCCCGCGTTGGCCGCCGTCGCCACCGACGGTCCGGCGCCGTCCACGGCCGCACCGGCACCCGACGACCCCGATATCGAGACGCTCTGTCACTACGCCGCCGGGGTGACCAAGGAACTGGAGATCCGGGGCGAGCGACACCGGTTCCGCGCCGCCGCCTGCACGGGAAAGCTCTACCACGTCGACCTGTACGCCGTCGCCGGCGACTGCGGGGCGTTCTCGCCGGGGGTCTACCACTTCGACCCCCACTCGGGCGAGTTCGACGCGCTCCGCGAGGGCGACTATCGCGGAGTGCTCGCCGCGGCCTCCGGTGACCGGGCGAGCGTCGCCGACCGCGGGGCCGAGTCGGCGGCCGTCGCCGGCGCGCCGGTCACGTTCGTCGCCGCCTCGGAGTGGTGGCGCAACGCCTGGAAGTACCGCGACCGGACCTACCGCCACGCGTTCTGGGACGCGGGGACGATCCTCGCGAACCTGCTCGCCGTCGCCCACGGCGGGGGCCACCGCGCCGAGGTCGTCGCCGGGTTCGCCGACGACCCCGTCGTCGAGTTGCTCGGTCTGGACCCCGACGAGGAGGCGCCGCTGGCGCTCGTACCCGTCGGGTCGGGCGCGCCGGTGCCCGACGACGCCGCCCCCGACGTGGACCCCATCGACCCCGACGAGCGCCCGCTCTCGGCGGACCCCGTCGACTACCCGCTGATCCCCGACGCCTGGCGACAGAGTCGGCTGGAGGGCGGCGAGGCCGCGGCGTCCTGGCGAGCGAACTTCGCCGTCGAGGCGGCCGACACGTCGCTGGGCGAACGGGTCGACGACGCCGACCGGATCGCCCTCGACCCCGTCGACCGCGAGACCGCCTCGGCGCGGCCGGTCGGGGCGACCGTCGAGCGCCGGGGCTCCTGCCGCGAGTACAGCCACGACCCCATCAGCGCCCGGCAGTTCGCGACCGTCCTCGACCGGGCGCTCTGCGGGGTTCCCGCCGACGCCTTCGCCGGCGATCTGCGCGGGCTCGTGGACTGTTACTGCCTCGTCCACGCCGTCGAGGGGATCGAGTCGGGCTGCTACGAGTACCACCCCGGTCCCGACGAACTGGAGCGAGTGGGCGAGACCGACCGCGACCGGGCGGGCGAGCTGGCGCTCGGACAGGACGTGGTCGGCGACGCCGCCGTGAACGTCTACCTCGTCGCCGACGTGGACGCGGTCGTCTCGGAGTTCGGGAACCGCGGCTACCGGCTCGCCCAGCTGGAGGCCGGCATCGCTCTCGGGCGCCTCTACCTCGCGACCTACGCCCACCGGTCGCTGGGCGGCCGCGGGTTCACCTTCGCCGACACCGAGGTCAGGGAGTACCTCTCCCCGCACGCCGACGGGGGGACGCCGATGACGCTGTTCGCGTTCGGCAAACCCGCGTGA